In Corylus avellana chromosome ca2, CavTom2PMs-1.0, the following proteins share a genomic window:
- the LOC132170267 gene encoding small ribosomal subunit protein eS24z-like — protein MADKAVTIRTRKFMTNRLLSRKQFVIDVLHPGRPNVSKAELKEKLSRMYEVKDPNSIFVFKFRTHFGGGKSTGFGLIYDSVENAKKYEPKYRLIRNGLDTKVEKSRKQMKERKNRAKKIRGVKKAKASDAAKAGKKK, from the exons ATGGCGGACAAGGCTGTTACGATCCGTACTAGGAAGTTTATGACGAATAGGCTTCTCTCCAGAAAGCAATTC GtcattgatgttcttcatccaGGAAGACCCAATGTTTCCAAg GCAGAGCTGAAGGAGAAGTTGTCAAGAATGTACGAAGTGAAAGACCCAAACTCGATCTTTGTTTTCAAGTTCAGGACTCACTTTGGAGGTGGAAAATCAACTGGTTTTGGTTTGATTTATGATTCTGTCGAGAATGCAAAGAAATATGAACCCAAGTACAGGCTCATCAGG AATGGACTTGATACTAAGGTAGAGAAGTCGAGGAAGCAAATGAAGGAGAGGAAGAATAGAGCCAAGAAGATCCGTGGAGTAAAGAAG GCAAAGGCTTCAGATGCTGCAAAGGCCGGAAAGAAGAAATGA
- the LOC132170876 gene encoding uncharacterized protein LOC132170876 produces MATTSLLEANPLKWKQTFPIHLPPLRPLPSSNTSFIRPIKFRNGILNLRPQGSGQFSVKCFLFAKKKHLTEPDFDESVSLDKENYRNPFEVAANAVYNAIKALRTPAIAAVLLGLLLMYDPNSALAASGGRVGGKSFSSRSSSSRSYSTPRTSGPGSSYSVPYYAPSPFGFSGGGGGFYVGPAVGVGVGAGSSFFFILMGFAAFVLVSGFLSDRSEGGVLTATEKTSVLKLQVGLLGMGRSLQRDLNRIAETADTSSPDGLSFVLTETTLALLRHPDYCISGYSSVDLKKSMEDGEKRFNQLSIEERGKFDEETLVNVNNIKRQSSASQRANGFRNEYIVITILVAAEGVHKLPAINGSGDLKEALQKIGSIPSSKILAVEVLWTPQNENDTLSERELLEDYPLLRPL; encoded by the exons ATGGCCACCACCTCCTTGCTCGAAGCCAACCCATTGAAATGGAAGCAAACCTTCCCAATTCATCTCCCCCCTCTTCGTCCACTCCCCAGCAGCAATACTTCCTTCATCAGACCAATCAAGTTTAGGAACGGAATATTGAATTTGAGGCCTCAAGGTTCCGGTCAATTCAGCGTTAAATGCTTCCTCTTCGCGAAGAAGAAGCATTTGACTGAACCAGACTTTGACGAGTCCGTGTCGCTCGACAAAGAAAACTATAGAAACCCATTTGAGGTTGCTGCGAATGCTGTTTATAACGCTATAAAGGCATTGAGAACACCCGCGATTGCTGCGGTGTTGTTGGGGTTGTTGTTGATGTACGATCCCAATTCGGCATTGGCAGCCTCGGGTGGCCGCGTGGGTGGGAAGTCGTTCTCTTCGCGTTCTTCATCGTCGAGGAGCTATTCGACGCCGAGGACTTCGGGCCCGGGGTCTTCTTATTCGGTGCCGTATTACGCGCCTTCGCCGTTCGGGTTTAGCGGCGGCGGAGGTGGGTTTTACGTGGGTCCGGCTGTTGGGGTCGGAGTGGGTGCTGGGTcgagtttcttttttattttgatgggtTTCGCGGCGTTTGTTTTGGTTTCTGGGTTTCTTTCAGACCGGTCGGAGGGTGGTGTGCTTACTGCCACGGAGAAAACCAGTGTGCTCAAGCTTCAG GTTGGATTGTTGGGCATGGGGCGGTCGCTTCAAAGAGATCTTAATCGGATTGCTGAAACTGCAGATACATCTAGCCCTGACGGTTTGAGTTTTGTATTGACAG AGACTACTTTAGCTTTGCTTCGGCATCCTGATTATTGTATCTCAGGTTACTCATCT GTGGATTTAAAGAAGAGCATGGAGGACGGAGAGAAACGCTTCAATCAACTTTCTATTGAAGAACGGGGGAAGTTTGATGAAGAAACACTCGTCAATGTGAACAACATTAAAAGGCAAAGCTCAGCCAGCCAAAGAGCTAATGGATTCAGAAATGAGTACATAGTG ATAACAATCTTGGTGGCTGCTGAAGGAGTACATAAGCTGCCTGCCATCAATGGCAGTGGGGACTTGAAAGAAGCCTTGCAAAAGATTGGATCCATTCCCTCAAGCAAAATACTA GCTGTTGAGGTATTGTGGACTCCCCAGAATGAAAATGACACTCTGTCAGAGCGGGAACTTCTTGAAGATTATCCGCTTTTGAGGCCTTTGTAA